Part of the Leptospira montravelensis genome, TCTATAGGATGAATCTTGGTATTTCGGCAAATTTAAAAAAAGGAAATTCGAATCATGTCACAAAAAAGTCCGATACAGAACGAAGATGAAATTTTGGATAAAACTAAAAATTGGATTTTGAAATCAGTCATTGGACTTAACCTTTGCCCTTTTGCCAAACTTCCTTTCCAGTCGAATACAATTCGTTATGTGATTAGTGATTCTAAAACAAAAAAGGATTTACTTTTTACCTTAGAATCTGAACTAAAATATTTAAGCGAATCCGAACCACTCTTAACTGAAACAACACTTATCGTCCATCCTTATGTTTTGGAAGATTTTTTGGACCAAAATG contains:
- a CDS encoding DUF1415 domain-containing protein, giving the protein MSQKSPIQNEDEILDKTKNWILKSVIGLNLCPFAKLPFQSNTIRYVISDSKTKKDLLFTLESELKYLSESEPLLTETTLIVHPYVLEDFLDQNDFLDEAELLLNQLALEGVIQIANFHPQFQFADKNINDITNFVGRSPYPTLHLLREDSISKIADTHPNIDSIYKNNRTTFAKLGYDGWKKLGL